Within the Sarcophilus harrisii chromosome 2, mSarHar1.11, whole genome shotgun sequence genome, the region atgtccttcACTTgcacaatggctgaataagttgtgatatattaatgttatggaatattcttgttctataagaaatgatcagcaggatgttttcagaaaggcctggagagacatacatgaactgatgctaagtgaagtaagtagaaccaagagaacattttacacagcaacaataagattacacaataatcaattctgatggatgtgactcttttcaataggAAGGTGAttcagtggtcttgtgatggagagaaccatctgtacccagagagagagaagggtggggactaagtgtggatcacagcatagtattgtcactttttttatttgcttgcattttgttttctttcccatttttttcctttttgatctcatttttcttatgcagcatgataattgtggaaatatatatagaagaattgcacacgttaagcatatattggattacttgctgtctaggggagaggatgtggggaggggaggaagaaaaaaatttggaaggcaaggttttgcaagcatgcatgttgaaaactatctatgcatatgttttgaaaataaaaaaaagctttttaaaaaagaaaaaagagaatgttttCCAAAGTTCATCTTTTTCTTGATGAATACAATTGAGCTTCTCTTGAATGGTAATTCAGgtctatttgtatttttctcattttcattctcttctgtGTTATGAAATTTTCAGAGGTGCTATAATTTTACAACTTTGTTGCTGTGAttactataattttatatataactatagctcttttctttgatatttattaacattttactatattgaaatttttaatacatattttcccctcaatttcatataaacacaaaatttggtatttgttttttaaaatgttgagttccaaattctctcctccttGAGAGGGCAAACaacttgatatagattatacatttgCTGTCATGTAAAGTATCTCCACATTAGCCATATCGCAAAAGAAAACCcagaaaataaataggaataataaagagaaaaaattttaaagttgcttcacaagtttctttgataaggtctcatttcttaaacatagagggaactgtgccaaatttatttttaaaaaaagagagccatgccccaactgataaatgatccaAAAGTATTTGTGGCTAAAGAGCAATAAATtcatgcatgtcctttgatctaAAAACACTACtgctaggcatgaataccaaaagagatttcctccccccccccccccaaaaaaaaaatgacccatatgcacaaaaaatattcatggcagctcttttctcaggggaaaaaaatggaagttgaaggaatgcccatcaattagggaatgattcaaaaaaattatggtatgtgtttgtgatggaatattaatattctatggaaaatgacaaatatgatactattagaaaaaaacacctggaaagtcttttatgaactcaaagtgaaatgtactatattttaaatcatagcaatgttctgggataacCAGCAGTAATGACTTTGCTACTCTCAGTAATATTATCACTTGTGGccactctgaaggacttataatgataAATcatatccatatccaaagaaggaactgattatgtctgaatacagattgaagcaatccctctttctctctctatctcttgtttttaaacttaatttttcttgagggtttttatttttctttgggtaggagatttttctttcacaacttgacttttatagaaatgttttgcataacttcacatgtaatTTCTTAATTATCGATGGGGATAAGGGAAAAAACCTAGAACtcagaaattttataaataaatgtaaaaaatgtttttttgaatgtaactaagggaaaatattaaataaataaataaagtggctttaatctgtattcagacactatcAATTCTTTCTTAGAATTTTTCACCAGTGGTCCTCAGGAATCgttttagatcattgtactactgagaatagctaaatcattcacagtttattgtcatacaatattgttgttaccatgtacaatgttctggttctgttcatttcattttgtatctgttcatataagtcttcccgggtttttcttaaaacatcctgcttatcatttcttaaaacataactcatatactacaatttatatGAGCATTCCCCAATTAGGCATtcccttaatttttaattcttttgccATCTCAAAAATTtgtcataaacatttttattcatataggttctttttttttatttctttggggcacagacctagtagtgatattgctgggacAAAGTAAAGTCGTgtagaaaatattcttttaacgATGATCCCTAATTTTGATCACAGCTGTAACAATTGTTGAGAAAATGGTAGAAAAATAATAGACTCCAAGGAATCAGTATAAAGTTTTGTAATAATAGATCTTTGTGAAgctaataaaaagaacaataaaatgaattattctgAATATAGAATGTATCTCTATTTGGAGACATTCTAAAGGAAGCATCGTACTCTGATTTCTGAATACCCCATATTATAAATTAATGATGAAAACTGATCTTTGCAAGAGAATATGGTGTTTAGATGTAGTTCTGGTGTACCACTTTTAATAAGCTTGTAATACTTCTTAAGTAATGGATTGTATTTGATGCTAAAcatctttcaaaagaaaagagtttgaagtttaataattttacatgaacatttacttattttactttcCATGAATGTATCCCATTATTTCCCCATTGTTCAATTGTTCATTGTTCAAATAAGGGAATGTCAAATGATCTACTTTTAGTATCTGGGTTTGTAGTATTACTTGACCATCTGAAAATAATCAAAGAACTTcagatattataaaataatagatcCAGAGCTGAAAGAGACACCAGAAGTTATCTGTTCAAACCCCTTAGTTTGGCatataaaaaaaactgagaccaagTGAGATTAAGCTATTTGTGCAATGTCACACAAGTAATAATAGCCAGAGGCAGGCTTTAAATCTCATCTGTACAtgtttgcacattgtctcccCTAAGTTATTCAGACCAATTGCTTCCTTCATTGTCTTTAagatatttttgtgtttttaaagacCTTTAATTTGATATAGAGTTTTATGAAGTAAGGTATATTTACCAATGTTGGAAAATAGAAAACAGTTATTTAAGACAAACACATGCAACAtaacttttcaaaagaaataataattttaatgaataaaaataatcaaactcCACCATGAAGCAGATACCACTTCTCTCTTAAGTGATAATAAATATGTCTGAGTCCTAGGGGCTAAGGAACTTCCTgaagatcacacagtaagtatcagAGATGAGACTGAATCAAATATTTCATGATTTCAAGCCCTGCCACCCAAGAGGCTAATTAGCTTCTCCTTTGGTTACATTAACATGCATtttcaattatattccattaataTGCTAGCATTAATAGCTGATACATTACTAATTACTAATACATACTACTACCATTAatagacaatatataaatagCAAAGTACTGGAAATAtaatggatgtctatcaattggaatatggttaaacaaattgtgatgcAAAAATGTAATTGAATCCAAGTGCActgaaataagaaattttaacaGAATCATGCGAAGACAAACATCAAATGGTAGAAAATGAAGTAGGATAAAACAGAAAAGCATTATAAACTAAtattcaaacaaacaaatcaaaattaCAGCCAATAATTAAAACTAAGCGATATGAAATTGTAATGCCTAAATTTGGCGCCAAAGAAGATTTGCTACGATATACAAATTGGTTGATGGGTTAGTTAGATTTActgatctgttttttctctttattatctgTGGTGGATCTCTGGGgatggagaaataaaaggaataaattaggaaatagtgtatatataagaaaacaaaaaatatcaatattttttaaaagaaacaaactaaTACATGAGAATGTGAAGTCAGGAAAGTTCTCCTTAGTACAGCAATGTGGGACGTGCAACATCATATTAACTTGGTTTTCATAGGGCTATTTCATAAGGTTCCAAGTAGATTTCTCACTGAATGAGTTTTTTTGAAGAAACTTGGATATCTAGACATCACCCAAGTAAAAAAGTATTTCTACCCATTACCATAAATAATGTACTATGATGTGGGAGGAGGCAGGTGATGGTagaaaagaagtgaaaggaaTGTAAGTGATCATCCATTGTTGAATGACTGgataaagtgtggtatatgaattagTGCAATTATTATGCAGCAAGAAATATcaaatgcaaagaaacaaatgTGAAGATTTCAGAAAACTTTGAGAAGATTTGTAAGAACCAACACAGCAACAAAAgtagaagcagaaaaataaattacatcataaataatctaaagaaaaataaatctgaaagttATCAGGATTCAAAACAATGCAATCATTCATTcacctttaattttaatttgataattttatttcctccccaTTACAtacattactatatatatatatatatatatatatatatatatatataaactttgagtttcagattctttcctttccttcctctccatcaCAACTCCTCCCACctagaaggcacatgtgaagttatgcaaaaattTTCATAAGTCCCATTATACATTTAAAGGACTGTAAGGCAAAGTGTAACTTCTTTCTCTGGGGAAAATTGATTAATTATAAGTGTTGAATGgtgtgtataatttttttggcatttgCGTCATATTGATTTGCTTTGCTCAACTGTATTAGGAAGAATCTTTGTAGAATAGATTCATTATAAGGTgataagcatatttttaaaagcatgtataaaatcttttttaaaaataagtgtaaTTCAGAACTATTCTCTCATACAGAATTCAGATTGAATCAGCCTTAGAATATCAGCTCCCAATCAATAAGTAGATCGTGTCCTCATTCTTTCTGCTCTATACTGGAGCTCCTTGGGAAAACACAAGACCAAATATAATTTCCTGGATTCAGGTGCTGGTCGATGGATTTCCAGAACTGTATATTTACACTCATTTGGGTGAGGGTAGGGGTGGAGAGAGTAGTTTTATAGTATCTCATCCTTACTGTCAAGGAGACCTCAAATTCCAGAGCATTCCTCTAATCCCAGTTAAGCAGTTTAAAACTGTTTAAAGTTTAAAGCTCAAATTCACATCAGAAGTATATGGGACTGTCCAGAGTGTATTATAGACagatttcagaagaagaaagttCATAGttgaaaataaggtcaaaatactTCCTTTTACACCCCGATATtaccatttattctttctctgcctcAAAGACCATGATGCCTCTAAAAAAACCACCCCAATGGGCCTATTGCATACATGGTGTGACTTTTTCTCAACTTAAATATTGTGACAAAATGCCTTCATGGCTGCGTCCTTTTCACAGTGctttaggggtcctcaaactacggcccgcgggccagatgcggcagctgaggactattatccccctcacccagggctatgaagtttctttatttaaaggcccacaaaacaaagtttttgtttttattatagtgccgccttccaacagtctgagggacagtgaactggccccctatttaaaaagtttgaggacccctgccccgGTTTATACTAATATCTGTGAGGCGTTAGAAGAGCTGTCCTAAACTAAAACGTGCTGTCATTTCTTAGTGCTTGAAATATTGATGTGGACTCTCTTGTAAAGAATGAACCAGAAATGTTTTGAAATACTTAGAGGAATTCAAGATGTGGCAACTGATGTGAAACACACTTTCCCTGCTTTATATTCGGCATGCTGAGATTATGATGAGCCGCGTGGTGGCGCCGCAAGCTAAGAAGACACCTAAAAGATGGGCGGATACCCACAAAATAGCTCTAAATAAGTCAAGGAGATAAGAAGCTTTCTTAGCTGGAACTAGAGGAAGGATCCGAGGTGCTCACATTTCTGAGATACCGGACAGACGGACAGTAGCAGCCCCGGATTACCGTTTGCAATCGATCTGGGCTACACAGATTGAGAAGAGGGACTCAAAGGAACTATGGAGCAGGAAGGGGCGACGATTCCGCAACAAAGGCAagttctctttctccttgttcttctgGGTGTGTCTGGGACTGCCTCCAAGCCGCAGCAGTTTTCTGTAGTGGAGGAGATGGAGAGGGGCACCTTTGTGGCCAATGTAGCAAAGGTTCTTGGCCTGGAAGTGGGGGAACTGTCAGATCGCGGGACCAGAGTCGTTTTCAAAGGGAACAAAGAGTATTTGCAGCTGAACCGTAGAACTGGGGATCTGCTCTTGAGAGAGACACTGGATCGGGAGGAGCTGTGCGGCCCCTCTGATCCCTGTGTGCTCCCTTTTAAGATCTTGTTGGAAAACCCCTTTCAGATTGTTCCGGCTGAATTAAGTGTGCTGGACATTAATGATCATTCGCCAGTGTTCCTAAAATCTGAGATGCTCCTAAAAATCCCAGAGAGCGCCTTGCCTGGGACTGTGTTTTTGCTAGAAAATGGGAAGGATTTAGATGTAGGAAGCAACAGTATACAGAACTACACAATCAGTCCCAACTCCCTTTTCCATATTCAAATTCGAGATAACAGTGAGGGCAAGCGATACCCAGAGCTTGTACTGGATGAAACGCTGGATCGGGAGAAGCAGTCTGAGGTCATTTTAACTCTCACTGCAGTGGATGGGGGAGTCCCACCAAGGTCTGGAACTGCCCAAGTCCGAATTCTCATAGTGGATATCAATGATAACGCCCCAGTGTTTGCTCAGCTGCGTTATGAGGTTCAGATCCCTGAGAATAGTCCCATTGGATCCAAAGTTGTCACAGTTTCTGCCACAGATTTAGATGCAGGGAATAATGGAGAAATATCTTACGCTTTTTTGCATGCCTCTGAAAGCATTCACAAAACATTTCATCTTAAAGAGGAATTAGGAGAactttatttaaaggaaaaagtggATTTTGAGTCGACTCAGTTTTACACTATAAATATCCAGGCCACAGATGGTGGAGGCCTTTCCGCAGAATGTACTGTTATTGTTCAGGTGATAGATCTGAACGACAATCCTCCAGAGCTGACTATATCTTCACTTACCAGCCCCATCCCAGAGAATTCTCCTGAGACAGTGGTAGCTGTCTTCAGTGTTTCAGATCTGGAttctggggaaaatggaaagatggTTTGTTCCATCCAAGAtgatcttcccttttccctgaaACCTTCCATTGAAAACTACTACATGTTGGTAACAGAAGGAGCACTGGACAGAGAGTACAAAGCTGAGTACAATATCACTATTACAGTGATGGACTTGGGATTCCCGAAGCTTAAATCTGAATATAATCTCACAGTTTTCATCTCCGATGTCAATGATAACTCTCCAGTTTTTACTCAGAGAGCCTACACATTGTACCTGCAAGAGAACAACAGTCCTGCCCTCCACATTGGCAGTGTCAGTGCCAGTGACAGGGACTCAGGAATCAATGCCAAAATCACCTATTCTCTGCTGCCTCCAGAAACTGGAGAACTGCCCATCTTCTCCTATATCTCTATCAACTCAGACAATGGCCATCTCTATGCTTTGCGATCCCTGGATTATGAAGCCATCCAAACTTTCCAGTTCACTGTGAGGGCAGCTGATGGTGGTTCTCCATCACTGAGTAGCCAAGTTCTGGTTCAGATTGTGGTACAGGATGAAAATGATAACTCTCCCTTTGTTCTGTACCCCTTGCAAAATGGCACAGCTCCCTGCAATGATCTGGTGCCCAGAACTGCAGAGCCAGGTTATCTGGTGACCAAGGTGGTAGCTGTGGATAGAGACTGGGGGCAGAATTCCTGGCTTTCTTATCAGCTGCTCAAGGCCACAGACCCGGGCCTATTCACTTTGTGGGCCCACAATGGGGAAGTTCACACAGCAAGACCCATCAGTGACAAAGATGCCATTAAGCAGAGGCTTGTGGTGCTGGTGAAGGACAATGGGCAACCACCTCTGTCCACAATGGCCACAATAAATGTATTCTTGGTGGATGGCTTTTCTGAGCCCTACCTGCAGTTACCTGATGCACCTAAGGAGCAGATCCAGACTGACTCCCTAACTACCTACCTAGTCATTTCCCTGAcctctgtttcctttctcttcctggcCTCTGTTATTGTGTTTATTGCCATTcgcctgtggaaaaggaagaaacataCCACTGACATTAGTCGCTTTACTTTAAATGACCTCTTCCCAGGCCACTTAGTGGATGTCAGCAGGACAGGAACTTTGTCCCAGAGTTACCAGTATGAGGTGTGTCTGGCCAGTAGCTCAGGAAGCAATGAATTTAAGTTCCTAAAGCCTGTTATTCCCACCCTTCCAACTTTGGAAGGAAATGAAGACTCAATTGAAAACGGCCTTAAGGAATAGCTTTTGCTAGAATTGGGGTTTGACTCATGCTTCAATGCATAAAGGCCAGATTTTATgacctctttcccttcccccttttattatttgtcttctttccatatttccatatgatTACATTTTatcatatgtttttatatttttttcccttctacacacagattttctttttttccttgcattctttctctataaatctttttcttcttcctccctttgttCCCCTTAGGTATTagaatcttttcttcctcatttatagttttaaatttaacattttttaatcaaataattcaGCAAATTTTTTCACATGTTCACATTTAATTGTGACTCCATATTCTTACTCAGAGTTATCCTATCTTGtatctcctaggaaaaaaatattttccacgGTTTCATTCTTATTGTGTCGATGGAAACAGCTAATGTTCTCCTGAAGGACAATCTAGccatcttttctgattttttatgccttttaaaatgaaagatgttCAGAAAGATCTTGTAATCTACTAGCTGTGACCCCCTATAGTTTTTATAATTacccatatattttaaaaagcaagcaatctgatataaattaaacatgtgcaacactttaaacatatttgtcaaactgagcaagaaaaatcatgcCAAGAAGGAAAAACcatcagaaagaaaaagcaaagaaaaagacaaaaaaaataaaaggtggaaatgttatgttttcatccacatccagtctccatagttctttttctggatgaggatgacattttccattagattttgtttttaaatggtgCATAGATGTTACTGAAAATAATCTTATTTGTGGTTCCTGATGTCAACCCCCTAAGCCTGTTTTTGGAAACTAATTAGGACTCCTCAAGAGCACTAAGGTTTGGatgaaaaaattgcaaaaatacattttatgaaGACAACTCTACTGTAAATTCTTGTAAAGAAAGACTATATGCTGGTTTGTGAAACTGTAAAATACTAAGTGCAAACTTCTGACCATCAAATAGTCCAGTGACATTATacattattgattatttctaatctttacatgtctttaataaaattttaagaagtgAAGTACTGCCTGCTGTTATGGATTTGTAAAGTTTTTCTTGtgatttactttgtatatatttgtgcccccctttttttctttaatcccatagatttgaatttttatatcttttcaaaAGTCACAACATCTACTTGTGATCAggttcaaatgatataatatttgcaaagatctTAGCAGAGTGCTTGACATATAATAAGTATTAATTAATAgttatttgtttccttcttcaaggcttgaaaataagtttaaataaatgtctgttttcttttctagttatttaaataatttgcattttggGGAACATTTCCAGTTCATGAGTATCACCATCTTGGACAAAGTATATGCTTTAATAATATCTTTGTGAAGCCTTTAAGAGATTTTATTGGTCGACTTTctgaatattattataaatatctgACTTGACAGGATCTTTACAActcttttatctcagtttctgtTCAGCCATTGCTCAATTTTAAAGAaacatcatttctattttttgtatGACACTTCCTAATTTTCATACCAAATACCTGGATTTGAAAGTAGAAGACAATTGCATTTATTTGAGGTCAAAATCTATTCTTTAATTGgccaaaaaatcatttttttattattttgaaagatAGATTAGAAAGATAAATCATGTCTTATTCTATCATTACTTGGGGTTCAATATTGGGCAagtacttctttttcttttcatgactCGATGCACAAATGATTTGTGATTTCTTCATTATGAGGAACAACTCATAATAGATAATTGGTAGGGAGTAGCCTCTGGTACATAGATAAGACAATCAATGGCTCAATAATTATCGCATTGGTAGAAAGTGACCGAGGAGAAATTTTTGACTGGGGATTCTTGACTCAAACTAAACATATTATCGCCTAAGCCATGATACTTCTATTTTCGATAACATTATTGTAGAAATTATTTCGttgttagaaattatttttttgtctgAAGTTCTATACTCGTGATCTTATATTATTAAAACCTCAAATAGAGAATGTGAAGGTGGTTCAGGGGAAGTTTTCAATGTCAGAACATTCTCTGCAAATAGAATCATCATATCCATCCttggaattttattcttttctttttgtttcttctttttctctcttctggctGTTTCAGAAGTTGATTTGGTGAAttagggattttgaaaatcacagGAATTATTAATCCCCCTGGTAGGAGAGAAGTAAAGTTAAAAGATGCTTCAgaatttctctctgtctgtttctctctgctgtctgtctgtctctctgtgtctgtctctgtctcttccctctcctccttccttctccctctctctttctttctctctctccatatatgtgtatatatatatatacacacacacatatattaagttttttatttctaaatttaacaaacatgcaaataatttcataaaaaagaacaaagttttGTATATGAAACCACAAATCTGTTTACACCTTACTTCAAAATGCacatattataaatttaatattattttcaaaattgtacttcttgtctatattttttcctagtttctcCTGTACAGGTTTTAAAGTGATAAAATgatgttctttttgttttcttcttttttcttcctgggaTTCCTATAAGAATCATTCTTTGAAATATTAGGCAAGTTTAATTTGCCAGATTACTGCCTCCCACTTTCTTCACCAATTTGCTTAAATAAAGACTTTAGCATTTTCTATTACTCACATAGTGAATCTTCCaagaagttctttttttctcttctacggAAAACACAGTTCTGGGATAAGAACCTGCATTTCCAGAGAGTCAGTTTCCTGGGTGGTATTGCTgttgttgtggttcagtcatgCCAGACTTTTCTTGACCACATTTTGGTTttagatactggagtagtttgatATTTCTTTGTACAGCTCATTTTaacacaggaggaaactgaggcaaaaaaggttaagttacttgaccagggtcacacatctgggaagtgtctgagatttgaatgcaggaagataagtcttcttgactccaggcctggtgctccatCAACTGTACTACCTAGCGACCCTGGGTGATGAATCATAAAACAGAGAGGGTGTTACCCATATTTCTGTTAGTAAAGAACCCATTGGCCACAAAGCCCTTGCACCATTCCATTTGAGATGAAAGAAGACTTTTGATGACCAGAAAGATCCAATAAGGAATGTTTTCGCTTCCCTCCTGTCCTCTCCCCTCTTCTAAGTTCGAAAACGAAGGAAATAGGAAGCATCAGCTGCTTACAATCTGGAATGTCGCTGCTtgtttcctccccaccccatcctaTCATTTGCTTTCAAAAGGTTGCTCAGCTAAGCATTGTAGAATTGAgtgtgactttattttttaatttcaagtcttttcttttgtagtaaaatatttattattgcctTTAAGGTCTGGAAGACCTTATTGACTGAAGCATATAtgctttttaaacaatttttttaaaaaaactcaaatatatatatgcacatatgtgtgtgttatggGGTAACGTTGTTATAACATTGATGTTGATCGCCCAGAGGAAAGGAAACCATACACCATTTATACTACAAAATAGAATACGAAGATATCTAATACTTGTTCCCAATGACATTACTTACTTCATTctgagaaaaacaatgaaaagctgCATGGGGGCGCTACAGAATAAGAACCAGAAAAGTTCCGCTATTAAGTCAATATCCCGAGAGACCAGAATTAGACATTAAGGAAGCAGAGAAGAAGCTTTGCTAGTTGCAGCTGGAGAAAGGGATCAGTTCTCCCAGCCTCTGTCAATTTGGATTCTAGCTGGGCTAAACCCTTGCCAGGAGGAGCTAAAAGGAACAACAGAATGGGAAAGGAGAATGATTCCGCAACAAAGACAAGTTctctttttccttgttctgctgGGTTTGTCTGGAGGCGGCTTCAGAGCTGGAGCAGTTTTCGGTggtggaggagatggagggaagctCTTTTGTGTCCAGTGTGGAAAAGGCCTTTCTTAGTTGGAATTGGAGCTTTGGGGGTTAGTAGaaaagaactgaaaggaaggtAAATGTTCATACACTGATGATTTATAGAATTAATTGTGATCTAGGAGTTAATCCAATTATTATGCAGCAAAACATAACAACCTTAGGGCTGGAGGTGGGAGAATTGTCAAAGCTCGGGGATAGGCATGTTTTCAAAGGGAATAAAGAGCATTTGCAGCTGCATACTAAA harbors:
- the LOC100919816 gene encoding protocadherin beta-2-like, yielding MEQEGATIPQQRQVLFLLVLLGVSGTASKPQQFSVVEEMERGTFVANVAKVLGLEVGELSDRGTRVVFKGNKEYLQLNRRTGDLLLRETLDREELCGPSDPCVLPFKILLENPFQIVPAELSVLDINDHSPVFLKSEMLLKIPESALPGTVFLLENGKDLDVGSNSIQNYTISPNSLFHIQIRDNSEGKRYPELVLDETLDREKQSEVILTLTAVDGGVPPRSGTAQVRILIVDINDNAPVFAQLRYEVQIPENSPIGSKVVTVSATDLDAGNNGEISYAFLHASESIHKTFHLKEELGELYLKEKVDFESTQFYTINIQATDGGGLSAECTVIVQVIDLNDNPPELTISSLTSPIPENSPETVVAVFSVSDLDSGENGKMVCSIQDDLPFSLKPSIENYYMLVTEGALDREYKAEYNITITVMDLGFPKLKSEYNLTVFISDVNDNSPVFTQRAYTLYLQENNSPALHIGSVSASDRDSGINAKITYSLLPPETGELPIFSYISINSDNGHLYALRSLDYEAIQTFQFTVRAADGGSPSLSSQVLVQIVVQDENDNSPFVLYPLQNGTAPCNDLVPRTAEPGYLVTKVVAVDRDWGQNSWLSYQLLKATDPGLFTLWAHNGEVHTARPISDKDAIKQRLVVLVKDNGQPPLSTMATINVFLVDGFSEPYLQLPDAPKEQIQTDSLTTYLVISLTSVSFLFLASVIVFIAIRLWKRKKHTTDISRFTLNDLFPGHLVDVSRTGTLSQSYQYEVCLASSSGSNEFKFLKPVIPTLPTLEGNEDSIENGLKE